One Branchiostoma floridae strain S238N-H82 chromosome 15, Bfl_VNyyK, whole genome shotgun sequence DNA window includes the following coding sequences:
- the LOC118431356 gene encoding G-protein coupled receptor 54-like, with protein sequence MYMRVTDGILSPEDLKMGSSNNETHGKETWPQTAATPTVSTWNDTKDDVLTAMAWDNITGNWTTESPAAAELVFGLDAWLVPMIFVALALIGLVGNSLVIHVILRDKAMHTATNYFILSLAVTDLTFIAFSVPFTASTYFLPSWVFGEFMCKFVMYMNQVTVTATCITLAAMTVDRCVSITRPLASHRWRTPRMAKVVSVCIWLASLLTSVPVAIYARLEDYYWAGPQVYCAEFYPSWAWAAGYATWSFIAAYLLPVVILTACCGWMVRQLWGTPVPGNIKVATLGYPVKNSNTPRASLTQQKRASLTVVMVVLLFAICWGPSQFLNMVRSYHPDFPFTMTTYCVKIWAHCMTYANSSVNPFVYAWLCGNFRKSFQKMLPRCLKKSPEPPSLFLTSTMVAKNWSSIMACGEDNGCARR encoded by the exons ATGTACATGAGAGTAACAGACGGCATATTGTCCCCAGAAGACCTCAAAATGGGGTCATCCAATAACGAAACACATGGAAAGGAAACCTGGCCACAGACAGCAGCGACGCCTACCGTTTCCACTTGGAACGACACCAAGGACGACGTCCTGACCGCCATGGCCTGGGACAACATCACCGGCAACTGGACCACCGAGTCGCCGGCGGCGGCGGAGCTCGTCTTCGGGCTGGACGCGTGGCTCGTCCCGATGATTTTCGTCGCCCTCGCGTTGATCGGGCTGGTGGGGAACTCTCTGGTCATCCACGTCATCCTGCGCGACAAGGCGATGCACACCGCCACCAACTACTTCATCCTGAGCCTAGCCGTCACGGACCTGACGTTCATCGCCTTCTCCGTGCCCTTCACCGCCAGCACGTACTTCCTACCAAGCTGGGTCTTCGGGGAGTTCATGTGCAAGTTCGTCATGTACATGAATCAG GTGACGGTGACGGCCACGTGCATCACGCTGGCCGCCATGACAGTGGACCGGTGCGTCTCCATCACCCGGCCCCTCGCCTCCCACCGCTGGAGGACCCCCCGCATGGCTAAAGTCGTCAGCGTCTGCATCTGGCTCG CCTCGCTCCTTACCTCCGTGCCGGTGGCCATCTACGCGCGGCTGGAAGACTACTACTGGGCGGGCCCGCAGGTGTACTGTGCCGAGTTCTACCCGTCATGGGCCTGGGCAGCAGGCTACGCCACCTGGTCCTTCATCGCAGCCTATCTCCTCCCG GTGGTTATCCTCACGGCGTGTTGTGGTTGGATGGTCCGGCAGCTCTGGGGCACCCCCGTCCCAGGTAACATCAAGGTGGCCACTCTTGGATACCCCGTCAAGAATTCGAA CACACCCCGTGCCTCGCTGACGCAGCAGAAGCGGGCCAGCCTGACCGTGGTGATGGTGGTGCTGCTGTTTGCGATTTGCTGGGGGCCAAGTCAG TTCCTGAACATGGTCCGTAGTTACCACCCAGACTTCCCCTTTACCATGACGACCTACTGCGTCAAGATCTGGGCACACTGCATGACGTACGCCAACTCCTCCGTCAACCCGTTCGTCTACGCCTGGCTGTGTGGGAACTTCCGCAAG tcatttcaAAAGATGCTGCCTAGATGTTTGAAGAAGTCGCCggagcccccctccctcttcctGACATCAACCATGGTTGCTAAGAACTGGAGCTCCATCATGGCGTGTGGAGAGGACAACGGCTGTGCACGGCGTTAA